In the genome of Cervus elaphus chromosome 5, mCerEla1.1, whole genome shotgun sequence, the window TAAACCAAGTAGATAAAGGCACGGAGTCACCGGCTCTCTGGTGGGGGCGGCCTCTGCTGAGACCTCCTTCGGGGTGAGGGCTGCAGTTTCAGAGAGGGTGGGGACTCCCTGCAGCCACTGACCATCCAGAAGTAGTTGGGGAGAACCTGGCCCTGGACAGCCCCGCTGATCAGCAGTTCCCCATCCACAGCAAACACACCCTTCCCGTCCTTGGGCTCCAGGCGGAAGGCGACCACGGGCACGTACACCAGGTGGGGGCAGTGGTACTCCATGTGCCTGCCCTTCTCCATGGCCAGGAAGAGGCGCAGCAGCGTGGCCCGGGACACGCCGGCGCGCACGTAGAACAGGTGCATGGCGCCGGCCGAACAGCGGCCCATGGGGGCGGTGAAAAGCTCACTGGCCAGGTGGGAGTGCAGGAGCGCCAGCACCAGCACGAAGTCCTGCTCCGGCACCACCGTCCAGTGAGGGGGCACTGGCTGCTCCAGGGGAACCACGTGGGTGTCCGCGGGGCCCTGCGGGGCCCGAGTCGGGGCGGGTGCCCCCCTGGAGGCCGGCGTTTCTGCGGGCAGGTAGGCCAGGCTGCCCCGGTAGGTGCGCAGGGCCGCCAGGCGCAGGCAGGTGCCCAGAGCGAAGCGCATCTCACCCAGCCTCCGAAACTTCTCGCTCTCCAGATCCACGTCGGCGATGAAACCCCACGCCAGGCTGAGCACGGAGAAGAGGCGCTGCCCGCAGGCGGTCTGCAGGGACAGTAGGTCCATCGGCGCCAGCAGCCGGCGGCACAGCAGCTGGGTGCAGTTGGTCAGGAGGTCTTCGTTGGTCACCTGCTCGTACCTGCAGGGGAGGGCATCGGATGAGGAGGGCAGGAGCCCTCGCatgccctccccttcctcctcctggggagctGGGGCAGGCCAAAGTGACCCTGAGCCCCTGAGGGAGTTGGCAGGGGGTGACAGCCAACTGGagtcacacacagagagagaggacCCCGGAACAGAGGCTCAGGGCTCCAGAGACGAGTGGTAGCCACTCCTGCTCCGGGACACTCATAAAAGAAAGCCTGGCAGTAGGCGTGGCCCTGAGGGAAAACAAGCCCACTCGGACCCTGGGCTCTCACCCGGCGTAATGGTTCAAAGAAGCGGCCACCGCATTGCCAGAGCCGGCTGGAAGGCTACACAGGGGCTTCTGGATGGCGGTCTCCCAGTCAGGCCGCTCCATGAGCCCGTTCACCACCTGTTGGAGCACAGGCGGCCTCAGCCTGGGaagcttcccccaccccaccccggccccGCGACCCAGGCCCAGCCTCCCCTGCGAAGGCCTCACCTCGTGGATCAGCCCGTCCCCGGACATGACCACCAGCGCGTCCCAGCGTCGCAGGTCCTCGGTGCGCACCAGCTCCCGGGCGTGGTTCCGCCGCTCTGTGCAGAGGGCGTGGCTATCAAGGTGGGAGGTTGGAGTCGCGGGTTCCCCAGCTGGGGATGCTCCCCGCGCCCGCTCCGGGGGAGACACTCACCAGTGAGCATCAGCGTGAAGGAGACGTCGGCCTGGACCAGCAGCGGCTGCACGTGGCTCCAGAAGAGCTGCAGGGCTTTGCCCTTGCCCCCGCGCGGATTTAACAGCACCAGCACGTGGCAGGGCCTTGGGAGCGGGTTCCGGGAGCCGCCCGCTGTAAACACAAACCGGAACCCGCCTCTAGGGGC includes:
- the SPHK1 gene encoding sphingosine kinase 1 isoform X1: MPVRAAPPAWSQDLTGRPPPQGTAPDSTSAVSSPSDPATAGNDAGAPRAPATGGEGEPRHQDARLGSTDKELKSGATAADSVRTASGTPWQRGPRAEVMDAAGGSRNPLPRPCHVLVLLNPRGGKGKALQLFWSHVQPLLVQADVSFTLMLTERRNHARELVRTEDLRRWDALVVMSGDGLIHEVVNGLMERPDWETAIQKPLCSLPAGSGNAVAASLNHYAGYEQVTNEDLLTNCTQLLCRRLLAPMDLLSLQTACGQRLFSVLSLAWGFIADVDLESEKFRRLGEMRFALGTCLRLAALRTYRGSLAYLPAETPASRGAPAPTRAPQGPADTHVVPLEQPVPPHWTVVPEQDFVLVLALLHSHLASELFTAPMGRCSAGAMHLFYVRAGVSRATLLRLFLAMEKGRHMEYHCPHLVYVPVVAFRLEPKDGKGVFAVDGELLISGAVQGQVLPNYFWMVSGCRESPPSLKLQPSPRRRSQQRPPPPESR
- the SPHK1 gene encoding sphingosine kinase 1 isoform X3 → MDAAGGSRNPLPRPCHVLVLLNPRGGKGKALQLFWSHVQPLLVQADVSFTLMLTERRNHARELVRTEDLRRWDALVVMSGDGLIHEVVNGLMERPDWETAIQKPLCSLPAGSGNAVAASLNHYAGYEQVTNEDLLTNCTQLLCRRLLAPMDLLSLQTACGQRLFSVLSLAWGFIADVDLESEKFRRLGEMRFALGTCLRLAALRTYRGSLAYLPAETPASRGAPAPTRAPQGPADTHVVPLEQPVPPHWTVVPEQDFVLVLALLHSHLASELFTAPMGRCSAGAMHLFYVRAGVSRATLLRLFLAMEKGRHMEYHCPHLVYVPVVAFRLEPKDGKGVFAVDGELLISGAVQGQVLPNYFWMVSGCRESPPSLKLQPSPRRRSQQRPPPPESR
- the SPHK1 gene encoding sphingosine kinase 1 isoform X2; protein product: MGAAAETPQHGVRDPATAGNDAGAPRAPATGGEGEPRHQDARLGSTDKELKSGATAADSVRTASGTPWQRGPRAEVMDAAGGSRNPLPRPCHVLVLLNPRGGKGKALQLFWSHVQPLLVQADVSFTLMLTERRNHARELVRTEDLRRWDALVVMSGDGLIHEVVNGLMERPDWETAIQKPLCSLPAGSGNAVAASLNHYAGYEQVTNEDLLTNCTQLLCRRLLAPMDLLSLQTACGQRLFSVLSLAWGFIADVDLESEKFRRLGEMRFALGTCLRLAALRTYRGSLAYLPAETPASRGAPAPTRAPQGPADTHVVPLEQPVPPHWTVVPEQDFVLVLALLHSHLASELFTAPMGRCSAGAMHLFYVRAGVSRATLLRLFLAMEKGRHMEYHCPHLVYVPVVAFRLEPKDGKGVFAVDGELLISGAVQGQVLPNYFWMVSGCRESPPSLKLQPSPRRRSQQRPPPPESR